A portion of the Candidatus Krumholzibacteriia bacterium genome contains these proteins:
- a CDS encoding NAD(P)H-dependent oxidoreductase, translating into MPETPSIAAFAGSLRTGSFNRSLIAVAADAARESGSSVTLLDLREFPLPIYDGDLEKREGLPENALRLKEILAAHDGFLFSLPEYNGSVTPLFKNTIDWASRPVDGKPGLGWARGRPVALLSASNGALGGLRGLYHARWVLQTIGMIVLPGQKALARAATAFDADGALVDVKEREGVLAVVAPLVDIARRLSS; encoded by the coding sequence ATGCCAGAAACACCTTCAATTGCCGCCTTCGCAGGCAGCCTGCGAACGGGATCGTTCAACCGCAGCCTGATCGCCGTTGCCGCCGACGCGGCGCGCGAATCCGGAAGCAGCGTAACACTGCTGGACCTGCGGGAGTTCCCGCTCCCCATCTACGACGGCGACCTCGAGAAGCGCGAGGGCCTGCCGGAAAACGCGCTGCGCCTCAAGGAGATCCTTGCCGCACACGACGGCTTCCTCTTCTCGCTGCCCGAATACAACGGCAGCGTCACGCCGTTGTTCAAGAACACCATCGACTGGGCATCGCGGCCGGTGGACGGAAAGCCGGGCCTGGGCTGGGCCAGGGGAAGGCCGGTGGCGCTGCTGTCCGCCTCCAACGGCGCCCTGGGCGGGCTGCGCGGGTTGTATCACGCGCGCTGGGTTCTGCAAACCATCGGAATGATCGTCCTTCCCGGCCAGAAGGCGCTCGCACGCGCCGCGACGGCTTTCGACGCAGACGGCGCGCTGGTGGATGTGAAGGAACGCGAGGGCGTCCTGGCGGTCGTCGCCCCGCTGGTGGATATCGCGCGCCGGCTTTCCAGCTGA
- a CDS encoding CUAEP/CCAEP-tail radical SAM protein produces the protein MTRAPADIRPPGAGGVVLVSCYELGHEPLGLVVPGAVLARAGIEARLVDLAVQPFDESAFAGARLVAISVPMHTALRLGVRVARRVRALNPDVHICFYGLYAGLNRRHLVPDLADSCLGAEYEASLCELALAIVPAANPRAVEPVPDADAGMRSPGRTLVQRPARDAIAHRDHYARLAVGEDRYEVGYTQTTRGCKHLCRHCPLPPAYGGSFYALPPDDVLADIGALVARGARHITFADPDFLNGPGHALRIARAMAGRFPGVTFDYTAKIEHLLNHERVVDELQELGCMFVVSALESLNDTVLAHLRKGHTRDDALAVIRRFRSRRLTLRPSLVPFTPWETRASLADLMDMVDAEDMVANIDPVQYAIRLLLPEGSLLLDDESMSACIDGFDPAIPAWRWRHPDAAMDALQREIARLAEEASRTGAPIADTFRLIRDLITPGAGAVMVHAAGPAPRLTEDWFC, from the coding sequence ATGACTCGCGCTCCCGCCGACATTCGCCCGCCTGGCGCCGGAGGCGTGGTCCTGGTCTCGTGTTACGAGCTCGGTCATGAGCCTCTCGGCCTGGTGGTGCCGGGCGCGGTCCTTGCGCGCGCGGGAATCGAGGCCCGCCTGGTGGATCTCGCCGTGCAGCCATTCGATGAGTCGGCCTTCGCGGGCGCACGGCTGGTGGCGATATCGGTGCCCATGCACACCGCGCTGCGTCTGGGTGTGCGCGTCGCCAGGCGCGTGCGCGCCCTCAACCCGGACGTCCACATCTGCTTCTACGGACTCTACGCCGGCCTGAACCGCCGCCACCTGGTGCCGGACCTTGCCGACAGCTGTCTCGGCGCGGAGTACGAGGCGTCCCTGTGCGAACTCGCACTCGCCATTGTGCCGGCCGCGAACCCGCGCGCGGTAGAACCTGTGCCTGACGCGGATGCCGGCATGCGCTCCCCCGGGCGCACCCTCGTGCAGCGCCCGGCGCGCGACGCCATCGCCCACCGCGATCACTACGCGCGACTCGCCGTGGGCGAGGACCGGTACGAGGTGGGATACACGCAGACCACCCGCGGTTGCAAGCACCTGTGCCGCCACTGTCCGCTGCCCCCGGCCTACGGCGGTTCGTTCTACGCGCTCCCGCCCGACGACGTGCTGGCGGATATCGGCGCGCTGGTTGCGCGCGGTGCGCGCCACATCACCTTCGCCGACCCGGACTTTCTCAATGGTCCCGGCCACGCGCTGCGCATCGCGCGCGCCATGGCCGGGCGCTTCCCGGGCGTGACCTTCGACTACACCGCCAAGATCGAGCACCTGCTCAACCACGAGCGCGTGGTCGACGAACTGCAGGAGCTGGGTTGCATGTTCGTGGTGTCGGCGCTCGAATCATTGAACGACACGGTCCTCGCGCACCTGCGCAAGGGTCACACGCGCGACGACGCGCTCGCTGTGATTCGCCGCTTCCGCTCCCGCCGGCTTACCCTGCGCCCCTCGCTGGTTCCGTTTACGCCGTGGGAAACACGCGCCTCCCTGGCCGACCTGATGGACATGGTGGACGCCGAGGACATGGTGGCCAACATTGATCCGGTGCAGTACGCCATCCGTCTGCTGCTGCCGGAGGGGTCGCTGCTGCTCGACGACGAGAGCATGTCCGCCTGTATCGACGGCTTCGACCCCGCGATTCCGGCGTGGCGCTGGCGCCACCCCGACGCGGCCATGGACGCGCTGCAGCGCGAAATCGCGCGCCTGGCCGAGGAGGCGTCGCGCACCGGCGCGCCCATAGCGGACACCTTCCGCCTGATCCGCGACCTGATCACACCCGGCGCGGGGGCGGTGATGGTCCACGCCGCCGGTCCGGCGCCGCGCCTCACCGAGGACTGGTTCTGCTGA
- a CDS encoding aconitase family protein, which produces MRPAKLKPGVSLDQIPSVDSTAPGNDTERHTIRGKALILWDPRRPGQKLDAIDTDQITPAKDCVSESLDALDKNWKEGTFRFLMPDFRARVHRGETFVVAGDRFAIGSSREMSPAGLRAIADEAGLEMVIVCGENMGDIFRRNSFNLGLEVVQSPEAVRDAQDGDEFSYDTQTRALVNETQCKAYTPVALAAKEDEIRRTGGIFAIGRREFAESARNTPAIEWPDEATARRLTTTEQIAWAHRVDKSARVEPGRTLRVYADLLPSSDGTAPFAIHTFNEITGGNTIYPRQAAIANDHFVFTGVESDQKQTNIGREFARKHSIEKPYYATPGDGIFHFYFPEQGLVYPGMFIPGADSHSRAYGAYGALGIGVGSTTLGFGWSTGYIFFTPAKARRVVFTGRLQPWVSGKDVVLKLLERWGAKQSQGMSVELVDANGQLPIAYRNTIANMMAEAEALNGIFAADDITEAWFATRGVAQLPYPRVRPGEDAHYEIDETLDLSDVVPMVARPFSPGNAIPAEEIAVDRIKFDKAFIGSCTNGSYDDLLQAALVVRLAREAGYERSLVPLIVFPGSGGVKRLIEAGDRRLGGESVADVLRSVGAEIRESWCGPCFGQGPDALKRGERAITSFNRNWQNRMGVGGEGYLASPTVVASSALVGYMAPPSELGIAWSAESFAV; this is translated from the coding sequence ATGCGGCCGGCGAAACTGAAGCCCGGGGTTTCGCTGGACCAGATTCCATCGGTCGATTCGACCGCTCCGGGCAACGATACCGAACGCCACACCATCCGTGGCAAGGCGCTCATCTTATGGGATCCGCGCCGTCCCGGCCAGAAACTCGACGCCATAGACACCGACCAGATCACACCGGCCAAGGACTGCGTGTCCGAGAGCCTGGATGCCCTCGACAAGAACTGGAAGGAAGGCACGTTCCGTTTCCTCATGCCGGACTTTCGCGCGCGGGTACACCGCGGCGAGACGTTCGTTGTCGCGGGAGACCGCTTCGCCATCGGGTCATCGCGCGAGATGAGCCCGGCGGGGCTGCGTGCCATCGCCGACGAAGCCGGCCTGGAGATGGTGATCGTCTGTGGCGAGAACATGGGCGACATCTTCCGCCGCAATTCCTTCAACCTGGGTCTCGAAGTCGTGCAATCGCCCGAGGCGGTGCGCGACGCGCAGGACGGCGACGAATTTTCCTACGACACCCAGACCCGCGCGCTGGTCAACGAAACCCAGTGCAAGGCCTACACGCCGGTGGCATTGGCGGCCAAGGAGGACGAGATCCGGCGCACGGGGGGGATCTTTGCGATCGGCCGCCGCGAGTTCGCCGAATCGGCCCGCAACACACCGGCCATCGAGTGGCCCGACGAGGCGACCGCCCGCCGGCTCACCACGACCGAGCAAATCGCCTGGGCGCACCGTGTGGACAAGTCGGCGCGGGTTGAGCCCGGCAGGACGCTGCGCGTGTACGCAGACCTGCTGCCCTCGTCCGATGGCACCGCGCCGTTCGCGATCCATACCTTCAACGAGATTACCGGCGGCAACACCATCTATCCGCGCCAGGCGGCGATTGCCAACGACCACTTCGTGTTCACCGGTGTCGAGTCCGATCAGAAGCAGACCAACATCGGCCGCGAGTTCGCACGCAAGCACAGCATCGAGAAGCCCTACTACGCAACGCCCGGCGACGGCATCTTTCACTTTTACTTTCCGGAGCAGGGGCTGGTGTACCCGGGGATGTTCATCCCCGGCGCCGACTCGCACAGCCGCGCCTACGGCGCCTATGGTGCGCTGGGCATCGGTGTGGGGTCGACCACGCTCGGCTTCGGCTGGTCCACCGGATACATATTCTTCACGCCGGCGAAGGCGCGGCGCGTGGTGTTCACGGGCCGGCTGCAGCCCTGGGTGAGCGGCAAGGACGTGGTGCTCAAGTTGCTGGAGCGCTGGGGCGCGAAGCAATCGCAGGGCATGTCGGTGGAGCTCGTGGATGCCAACGGCCAGTTGCCCATTGCGTACCGCAACACCATCGCCAACATGATGGCGGAGGCGGAGGCGCTCAACGGCATTTTTGCAGCCGACGATATCACCGAGGCCTGGTTCGCAACCAGGGGCGTGGCGCAACTGCCGTATCCGCGCGTGCGCCCCGGGGAGGATGCGCACTACGAAATCGATGAGACGCTCGACCTCTCCGACGTGGTGCCCATGGTGGCGCGCCCGTTCAGCCCCGGCAACGCGATTCCCGCCGAGGAGATCGCCGTCGACCGCATCAAGTTCGACAAGGCGTTCATCGGTTCCTGCACGAACGGAAGCTACGACGACCTGCTGCAGGCAGCACTGGTTGTGCGGCTCGCACGCGAGGCGGGATACGAACGGTCGCTGGTTCCGCTTATCGTGTTTCCCGGTTCGGGCGGCGTGAAGCGGCTCATCGAGGCGGGCGACCGGCGACTGGGTGGAGAGTCGGTGGCCGATGTGCTGCGTTCGGTGGGAGCGGAGATCCGCGAATCGTGGTGCGGACCGTGCTTCGGTCAGGGTCCGGATGCGCTCAAGCGCGGCGAGCGCGCCATCACGTCCTTCAACCGGAACTGGCAGAACCGCATGGGTGTGGGGGGCGAGGGCTACCTCGCCAGTCCAACGGTGGTGGCGTCATCCGCGCTGGTTGGTTACATGGCACCGCCCAGCGAACTGGGCATCGCCTGGAGCGCCGAGTCGTTCGCGGTCTGA
- a CDS encoding aldo/keto reductase: protein MEYRKLGRSGLRISAISLGAWVTYGSQVGEDVAWECMTAAYDAGVNFFDNAEAYASGKAETVMGNVLGRAGWKRSDLVISTKIFWGGQGPNDRGLSRKHIIEGTDASLGRLQLDYVDLLFCHRPDPDTPIEETVRAMNHVINQGKALYWGTSEWSAADIEAAVKIARQERLAAPAMEQPQYNLLHRERVEKEYAPLYDDPGIGTTIWSPLASGLLTGKYDAGEPAGTRTSHPGMEWLREEILGAAARPKIEKVKRLKRVADEIGCTRAQLSIAWCLKNPNVSSVITGATRRSQMIENLGALEVVPRLTPDVMRGIEEVFAS from the coding sequence ATGGAGTATCGAAAACTCGGCCGCTCGGGCCTTAGGATTTCCGCGATCTCGCTGGGTGCGTGGGTCACCTACGGGTCGCAGGTGGGGGAGGACGTGGCCTGGGAGTGCATGACTGCCGCCTACGATGCCGGCGTGAACTTCTTCGACAACGCCGAAGCATACGCCTCCGGAAAGGCCGAAACCGTCATGGGCAACGTGCTGGGCCGCGCCGGCTGGAAGCGTTCCGACCTGGTCATCTCCACCAAGATCTTCTGGGGCGGGCAGGGTCCCAACGATCGCGGCCTTTCGCGCAAGCACATCATCGAGGGAACCGATGCCAGCCTAGGCCGGCTGCAGCTCGACTACGTCGACCTGCTCTTCTGCCACCGGCCGGACCCCGACACGCCCATCGAGGAAACCGTGCGCGCGATGAATCACGTGATCAACCAGGGCAAGGCGTTGTACTGGGGTACCAGCGAGTGGAGTGCCGCCGATATCGAGGCGGCGGTGAAGATCGCTCGGCAGGAGCGCCTCGCCGCGCCGGCGATGGAGCAGCCGCAGTACAACCTGCTGCACCGCGAGCGCGTCGAGAAGGAATACGCGCCGCTCTACGACGACCCGGGTATCGGCACCACCATATGGAGCCCGCTCGCAAGCGGACTGCTGACCGGCAAGTACGACGCGGGCGAACCGGCCGGAACGCGCACCAGTCATCCGGGGATGGAATGGCTCAGGGAAGAAATCCTGGGAGCGGCGGCGCGGCCGAAGATCGAGAAGGTGAAGCGCCTCAAGCGGGTGGCCGACGAAATCGGGTGTACACGCGCGCAGCTCTCCATTGCGTGGTGTCTGAAGAATCCAAACGTGAGCAGCGTGATCACCGGCGCGACACGGCGATCGCAAATGATTGAAAACCTGGGCGCGCTCGAGGTGGTTCCCAGGCTGACGCCGGATGTGATGCGCGGGATCGAAGAGGTATTTGCGTCCTGA
- a CDS encoding SH3 domain-containing protein: MDYLARKTVSALSALAILATAVACASSGGGGAAGDGTTVKSRGPRGPERVAYLEDEIARLQAERDRLAQTNVVLEDELRWAHDDLKLVERQFSEFEHRLTEDFGKAAAVAASAEARIHLQNARQTVALPDSSIKHITSLLETAEQLIRTGNYPAALFFAERANHTLQGAERRASLNVQATTMTVIASTANVREGPGQQYEVRATLRKGERVSCLDLSRNWCHVVTVSGASGWIHASLLQ; encoded by the coding sequence ATGGATTACCTCGCCCGCAAGACCGTGAGCGCCCTGTCGGCGCTGGCAATTCTCGCGACCGCCGTCGCCTGCGCGAGCTCCGGCGGCGGCGGTGCCGCCGGGGACGGCACCACGGTGAAGAGCCGCGGGCCCCGGGGCCCGGAGCGGGTCGCCTACCTGGAGGACGAGATCGCGCGCTTGCAGGCCGAGCGCGATCGCCTGGCGCAGACCAACGTCGTACTGGAAGACGAACTGCGCTGGGCGCACGACGACCTGAAACTCGTCGAGCGCCAGTTCTCCGAGTTCGAGCACCGCCTCACCGAGGACTTCGGCAAGGCGGCCGCCGTCGCCGCCAGCGCCGAGGCGCGCATCCACCTGCAGAACGCAAGGCAGACGGTCGCGCTGCCGGATTCGTCCATCAAGCACATCACCTCGCTCCTGGAAACGGCCGAGCAGCTCATCCGCACCGGCAATTATCCCGCGGCGCTCTTCTTCGCCGAGCGCGCCAACCACACGCTCCAGGGTGCCGAACGGCGCGCCAGCCTCAACGTCCAGGCCACCACCATGACCGTCATCGCCTCGACCGCCAACGTTCGCGAGGGCCCGGGCCAGCAGTACGAAGTGCGCGCCACGCTTCGCAAGGGTGAACGCGTTTCCTGCCTGGACCTCTCGCGCAACTGGTGCCACGTGGTAACCGTGAGCGGCGCCAGCGGGTGGATTCACGCCTCCCTGCTGCAGTAA
- a CDS encoding 2-oxoglutarate dehydrogenase E1 component codes for MSNPRTVNVSRVPVTAPDPVADAFRRWGYLLASIDPLGRMQTIEHPDITDARSLGDPGEVERLAGVYCGTVGFEFMHMVDRERVEWMRETIEAGQPDVDSRWVLGRLMETELFEKFLHLKYVGSKRFSCEGVAGMIPLLDSILDASGGLGAEYLYIAMSHRGRLNVMKSIVNIPMEDIFAGIEDVDPRSVLGSGDVKYHIGATGRYKTRSGHAIEVHLSTNPSHLEAVDAVIMGRTYARQERWGASGVDRILPVTLHGDAAFAGQGITAETLNFADIPHYTVGGTIHVLVNNLIGFTAEPKELQSTRFSSDAAKRLSIPILHVNAEDPVAIWWAGRVAAEYRHRFKSDVVVDIIGFRRYGHSEIEDPTITQPLLYEKIAKHPLAWEVCAQRLGLDEATIEQMKGQATRGLSEGQEKGRAYEKRPVFWKLPEFWGRYHGGRYDARFEVETAIPRERIRLLGEAITSVPADFTPHHKIAKVLRQRVEMFEGKRRVDWGMGEALAFGSIVTEGVRVRLTGQDSRRGTFNHRHAALIDVKTGADYLPVAHIAPDQAPFVAVDSPLSEAAAMGFEYGYSREFPDALVLWEAQFGDFANGAQVIIDQFVSAGEDKWNLLSGLVLLLPHGHEGQGPEHSSARIERFLQLAAQDNMQVCQPSTSAQYFHLLRRQVLRSWRKPLVLFMPKSVLRVESACSPLEEFSDGAFRPVLGDTEASDVRVVLLCSGKIAHELRAERASRGAMDRAIVTIEQFYPFPEEALAAELKRYPEDAKIVWVQEEAANMGPLSYLRPWFKRIVKNRHVTSIKRYESASPATGSAKAHALEQKALIRLAFA; via the coding sequence ATGAGCAATCCCCGCACTGTGAACGTGTCGCGTGTGCCAGTCACCGCTCCCGATCCCGTTGCCGATGCATTCCGCCGCTGGGGCTATCTCCTGGCCTCAATAGATCCGCTGGGCCGCATGCAGACCATTGAGCATCCAGACATCACCGACGCGCGTTCCCTGGGTGATCCGGGAGAGGTGGAGCGACTGGCCGGCGTCTACTGCGGCACGGTGGGTTTCGAGTTCATGCACATGGTGGACCGTGAGCGCGTCGAGTGGATGCGCGAGACCATCGAGGCCGGGCAGCCGGATGTGGATTCGCGCTGGGTGCTGGGACGGCTGATGGAAACGGAACTGTTCGAGAAGTTCCTGCACCTGAAGTACGTCGGCAGCAAGCGGTTCTCGTGTGAAGGCGTTGCGGGGATGATCCCGCTGCTGGACAGCATTCTGGACGCGTCCGGCGGGCTGGGTGCCGAGTATCTCTACATCGCCATGAGCCACCGTGGGCGACTGAACGTGATGAAGAGCATCGTCAATATACCCATGGAGGACATATTTGCGGGTATCGAAGATGTCGATCCGCGCAGCGTACTCGGCAGTGGCGACGTGAAGTATCACATCGGCGCCACCGGCCGCTACAAAACGCGTTCCGGCCACGCCATCGAAGTGCACCTGTCCACCAATCCATCGCACCTGGAAGCGGTGGACGCGGTAATCATGGGCCGAACCTATGCGCGCCAGGAACGCTGGGGGGCCAGCGGCGTGGATCGTATCCTGCCGGTGACGCTGCACGGTGACGCGGCCTTCGCGGGGCAGGGAATCACCGCGGAGACGCTGAACTTCGCGGACATTCCCCACTACACGGTGGGAGGGACGATCCACGTGTTGGTGAACAACCTCATTGGATTTACCGCGGAGCCGAAGGAGCTGCAGAGCACGCGCTTCTCATCGGATGCGGCCAAGCGCCTGTCCATTCCCATCCTGCACGTCAACGCCGAAGATCCGGTGGCGATCTGGTGGGCGGGGCGTGTCGCCGCGGAGTACCGGCATCGATTCAAGAGCGACGTGGTGGTGGACATCATCGGTTTCCGCCGCTACGGCCATAGCGAAATCGAGGACCCGACCATCACGCAGCCGCTCCTGTACGAGAAGATCGCAAAGCACCCTCTGGCGTGGGAAGTGTGCGCGCAGCGCCTGGGGCTCGACGAAGCCACCATCGAGCAGATGAAGGGACAGGCCACGCGCGGCCTGAGCGAGGGGCAGGAGAAGGGGCGGGCCTACGAGAAGCGCCCCGTGTTCTGGAAGTTGCCCGAGTTCTGGGGCCGGTACCACGGCGGACGCTACGACGCGCGCTTCGAGGTAGAGACGGCGATTCCCCGCGAGCGGATCCGCCTCCTTGGAGAGGCGATCACCAGTGTCCCCGCGGATTTCACCCCGCATCACAAGATCGCCAAGGTGCTGAGGCAGCGCGTGGAGATGTTCGAGGGCAAGCGCAGAGTCGACTGGGGAATGGGGGAGGCGCTGGCGTTTGGCTCCATCGTCACCGAGGGTGTTCGCGTGCGCCTCACCGGACAGGACTCGCGGCGCGGAACCTTCAACCACCGGCACGCGGCGCTGATCGACGTGAAGACCGGCGCCGACTACCTGCCCGTGGCCCACATTGCGCCCGACCAGGCGCCCTTCGTGGCGGTGGACAGCCCCCTGTCCGAGGCGGCGGCGATGGGTTTTGAGTACGGTTACAGCCGTGAGTTTCCTGATGCACTTGTGCTGTGGGAGGCCCAGTTCGGCGATTTCGCCAATGGCGCACAGGTCATCATCGACCAGTTTGTGAGCGCCGGTGAAGACAAGTGGAACCTGCTGTCCGGCCTGGTGCTGCTGCTTCCACACGGGCACGAAGGCCAGGGGCCGGAACACTCCAGCGCGCGTATCGAGCGTTTCCTGCAGCTCGCCGCGCAGGACAACATGCAGGTCTGCCAGCCCTCGACGTCCGCGCAGTATTTTCACCTGCTGCGCCGCCAGGTGCTTCGTTCCTGGCGAAAGCCCCTGGTGCTGTTCATGCCCAAGAGCGTTCTGCGCGTCGAGTCGGCATGTTCGCCGCTGGAAGAGTTCAGCGACGGCGCGTTCCGGCCGGTGCTGGGCGATACGGAGGCCAGCGACGTGCGCGTCGTCCTGTTGTGTTCCGGCAAGATAGCGCACGAACTGCGCGCGGAACGCGCCTCACGCGGGGCAATGGATCGCGCCATCGTTACCATCGAACAGTTCTACCCGTTCCCGGAGGAGGCGCTGGCCGCGGAGTTGAAGCGATACCCGGAGGACGCAAAGATCGTATGGGTGCAGGAGGAAGCGGCCAACATGGGCCCGCTGTCCTACCTGCGGCCCTGGTTCAAGCGGATCGTCAAGAACCGCCACGTGACCAGCATCAAGCGCTACGAGAGTGCGAGCCCGGCCACGGGCTCAGCGAAGGCGCACGCGCTGGAGCAAAAAGCCCTCATCCGACTCGCCTTCGCCTGA
- a CDS encoding NifU family protein, whose product MEDISLNFELPGGRTLRIDASQSAMHPEQCTFRASEPLYPDASAFFGEREHSRGSALVDRLFDIEGVNEILVNNDVVRLSLVGDADWDTRIPEVGMAIRDVLASGAPLIAEEVRAGQLAPEELRRRVQQVLDTMINPAVASHGGVVSLLDVNNNTVFLEFGGGCQGCGMVSVTLKYGVERAIRDEVPEVGEILDTTDHASGRNPYYAPSSK is encoded by the coding sequence ATGGAAGACATCAGTTTGAACTTCGAGCTCCCCGGCGGCCGTACCCTGCGCATCGACGCATCGCAGTCCGCCATGCACCCCGAGCAGTGCACCTTTCGCGCGAGTGAGCCCCTCTACCCCGACGCGTCGGCGTTCTTCGGCGAACGCGAGCATTCCCGCGGCTCCGCGCTCGTCGACCGCCTGTTCGACATCGAGGGGGTCAACGAGATCCTGGTCAACAACGACGTCGTGCGCCTGTCGCTGGTGGGAGACGCCGACTGGGACACGCGCATCCCCGAGGTCGGCATGGCCATCCGCGACGTGCTCGCCTCCGGGGCGCCGCTCATCGCCGAGGAGGTCCGCGCGGGACAGCTGGCTCCAGAGGAACTGCGCCGGCGTGTGCAACAGGTTCTCGACACCATGATCAATCCCGCGGTGGCGTCTCACGGCGGGGTGGTATCGCTTCTCGACGTCAACAACAACACCGTGTTTCTAGAATTTGGCGGCGGCTGTCAGGGCTGCGGCATGGTGAGCGTCACCCTCAAATATGGCGTGGAGCGCGCCATCCGCGACGAGGTTCCCGAAGTGGGCGAGATCCTCGACACCACCGATCACGCGTCGGGACGCAATCCGTACTACGCGCCGTCGTCCAAGTGA
- a CDS encoding diguanylate cyclase, with amino-acid sequence MVRALRRIQESFSAKITVLVASSVLLTSVVVGLATTHSTGEFLTDRMKDRFPSTLTTTVTRLRLWHGRQLAELAQIGDSETLQGGVGLASAGGTRAAESQVAYFLRLVKPNYSAYRDLLVLGPNGRLVAATAGTPDEAAREAEAVWIEIGERGFESGASRPLFGESRVHQWLFVAIGDSTAAAVQQSWLVALVDLREMTGTLNEVKLGTGGDMYLLDDQGRFITQPRNAKTLLVGQFAMQVPTRQDGPVLVERRSNFQGESVFHSKVRLEELGWWLVYEEDYKFAMTPVLEAQRRIWLAVLVVGAIAILAALRIAHSILKPIHALALGAHRINEGLVGVKIPKGAPDEIGMMIDTFNEMAMKISLSQAELQYKNKKLNSQNDTLQEMNDRLEKLSVTDGLTGLFNHRHFWNLLNTELTRVNLHGANLALVLLDLDDFKRVNDKFGHAIGDQLLVTVANVLRETIRDTDIVARYGGEEFAVLLPDTDESGVQQVAEKLRVAIEAIRFSVAETDIILKVTVSVGVSVFRGNRREFFNAADRALYQSKAAGKNCVHYALT; translated from the coding sequence ATGGTCCGTGCACTCAGAAGAATTCAAGAGAGCTTCTCCGCGAAGATCACGGTGCTCGTGGCGAGCAGCGTGTTACTCACGTCGGTCGTGGTGGGCCTCGCCACCACCCACAGCACCGGCGAGTTCCTCACCGACCGGATGAAGGACCGCTTCCCGTCCACCCTGACCACCACCGTGACCCGGCTGCGTCTGTGGCACGGTCGCCAGCTCGCGGAGCTGGCGCAGATCGGGGACTCCGAGACCCTGCAGGGTGGCGTGGGGCTCGCGTCCGCGGGCGGCACCCGAGCCGCGGAATCGCAGGTGGCCTACTTTCTGCGGCTGGTCAAGCCCAACTACAGCGCGTACCGCGACCTGCTGGTTCTCGGGCCCAACGGGCGCCTGGTGGCCGCCACGGCTGGCACCCCGGACGAAGCGGCCCGGGAGGCGGAGGCCGTCTGGATAGAGATCGGGGAGAGGGGCTTCGAAAGCGGTGCCTCACGGCCCCTCTTCGGCGAGAGCCGCGTTCACCAGTGGCTCTTCGTTGCCATCGGGGACAGCACGGCCGCGGCGGTACAGCAGTCGTGGCTGGTGGCCCTGGTTGATCTGCGCGAGATGACGGGGACGCTGAACGAGGTGAAACTCGGGACCGGCGGCGACATGTATCTGCTCGACGACCAGGGCCGCTTTATCACGCAACCGCGTAATGCGAAGACCCTGCTGGTCGGTCAGTTTGCCATGCAGGTGCCCACGCGCCAGGACGGCCCGGTGCTGGTGGAACGCCGCAGCAATTTCCAGGGCGAATCGGTATTCCACAGCAAGGTGCGCCTGGAGGAGCTGGGCTGGTGGCTGGTCTACGAGGAGGACTACAAGTTTGCGATGACGCCGGTACTGGAGGCGCAGCGTCGCATCTGGCTCGCCGTGCTCGTGGTCGGGGCCATCGCCATCCTGGCGGCGTTGCGCATCGCGCACTCCATTCTCAAACCAATTCATGCGCTGGCGTTGGGCGCACACCGCATCAACGAGGGGCTCGTCGGGGTCAAGATCCCCAAAGGGGCGCCCGACGAGATCGGCATGATGATCGACACGTTCAACGAAATGGCCATGAAGATCTCGTTGTCACAGGCGGAGCTGCAGTACAAGAACAAGAAACTCAACAGCCAGAACGACACCCTGCAGGAGATGAACGACCGTCTGGAGAAGCTCTCGGTGACCGACGGACTCACCGGGCTGTTCAACCACCGCCACTTCTGGAATCTGCTCAATACCGAACTTACCCGCGTCAACCTGCACGGCGCCAATCTGGCCCTGGTGCTCCTCGACCTGGACGACTTCAAGCGCGTGAACGACAAGTTCGGCCACGCCATCGGAGACCAGCTGCTGGTAACGGTGGCGAACGTGTTGCGCGAGACCATTCGCGACACCGACATCGTGGCGCGCTACGGCGGCGAGGAGTTTGCCGTGCTCCTGCCCGACACCGACGAGAGTGGTGTGCAGCAGGTGGCGGAGAAGTTGCGCGTGGCCATCGAGGCAATCCGTTTCAGCGTCGCCGAAACCGACATCATCCTCAAGGTCACGGTGAGCGTGGGCGTTTCCGTCTTCCGTGGTAATCGCCGCGAGTTCTTCAACGCGGCCGACCGCGCGCTCTACCAGTCCAAGGCCGCCGGGAAGAACTGCGTTCACTACGCGCTAACCTGA